The genomic window gatatATTTCAGTGACATTCTTATCCAATAAAATTCATGACAACCAAGTGTAATATAACGTGTGCAAAAATGAAATCAGCGAAACCGCGTTCCGGTGAAATACCCGCGAATACTGCTTTATTTTGCGGATTTGCCTGAAGCCGGAGACAAACGCCAAGTACAAAACAGCTTATTGTACTTATGAAGCCCGACAGGAAAGAGTTGAATGGGAATGTGCCGACTAAACAACAATACACGAACTGAATAACGCCGGTTAGAAAGACGTATGCCAGGTAGGTATCCACTAATTTCAGCTTACGAGGAGTGTTTTCTACATAATCATTGTAGAA from Anastrepha ludens isolate Willacy chromosome 5, idAnaLude1.1, whole genome shotgun sequence includes these protein-coding regions:
- the LOC128862979 gene encoding dolichyl-diphosphooligosaccharide--protein glycosyltransferase subunit DAD1, which translates into the protein MTSVKGVIGKFYNDYVENTPRKLKLVDTYLAYVFLTGVIQFVYCCLVGTFPFNSFLSGFISTISCFVLGVCLRLQANPQNKAVFAGISPERGFADFIFAHVILHLVVMNFIG